The following are from one region of the Pseudazoarcus pumilus genome:
- a CDS encoding bifunctional acetate--CoA ligase family protein/GNAT family N-acetyltransferase has product MNETHYLAPLFQPRSVVVVGPCGDPGSIARIAARNLVAAGFRGPFAVVAPDAAGVEGIDCVRSLADLSVSAELALLGAPVEDVPDLLAGCAAAGVRVAILPAGFTTPPSERSQAARVLREAARRHGIRLLGPNALGVIRPDIGLNASIAHTTPMKGSVGLLSQSGALATSVIDWARPHGVGFSTVVTVGASLDIDFGDALDYLVSDPRTESIFLYIERIRDARRFMTALRAAARMKPVLLLKAGRHPDVAQAIHARVGTPPGSDAAFDAAVRRCGVVRLYNIGQLFAAAGALFSDFRPRGNRLAIVTNGGGLGFMAADRAADLGIPLTEFSEITANRLSKLLGDRWNGGNPVDLGRIADADTYREALQAVLEGPHVDGVLVLLSPQATTRPSEVARAIVDLARAADKPLVTCWIGEEHVGEARHLFDEARIPTFRTPEPAVELFSHISAYFRNQKLLMQVPGPLPHLDKPNVAAASAAIDAALAEGRDALTETESKTCLAAFGIPVATSRVAADEDAAERIAAEIGLPVAMKVDSADLVSKSDAGGVRLGVASLEAVRNAYRGILEAVTGSRPDATVRGVAIEPMVVRGNGRELALSARTDAVFGPLLSLGAGRRRGGGARAHALPPLNDFLARDLMHSAAVAPLLAATETRPAADRDALEDVLLRVSAILCELPEIRALDIDPLLVDENGAIALDARITVAAAPPSAGRYEHMAIHPYPSHLVAEWALADGTRVTLRPIRPEDATLTTEFVRSLSAETRYQRFMNTMRELSPAMVIRLTQIDYDREMAFVATVIDNGRERQIGVCRYAANPDGKTCEFAVVVADAWQHRGIARKLMTRLIDTAAQRGYARMEGVFLASNERMLHFVEKLGFELHTDPDDPSIKLGTLALTA; this is encoded by the coding sequence ATGAACGAGACCCACTACCTCGCCCCGTTGTTCCAGCCCCGTTCGGTGGTCGTCGTCGGCCCCTGCGGCGATCCCGGCTCGATCGCCCGCATCGCCGCGCGCAACCTCGTGGCGGCCGGCTTTCGCGGCCCGTTCGCGGTGGTCGCACCGGATGCCGCGGGCGTCGAGGGCATCGACTGCGTGCGCTCGCTCGCCGATCTCTCCGTTTCGGCGGAACTCGCGCTGTTAGGCGCACCGGTCGAGGACGTTCCCGACCTGCTCGCCGGGTGCGCCGCCGCCGGCGTGCGCGTCGCCATCCTGCCGGCGGGCTTCACGACACCGCCGTCCGAACGCAGCCAGGCGGCGCGCGTACTGCGCGAAGCGGCGCGGCGCCACGGCATCCGCCTGCTCGGGCCCAACGCGCTGGGCGTAATCCGCCCGGACATCGGCTTGAACGCGAGCATCGCACACACCACGCCAATGAAGGGCTCGGTGGGTCTGCTGTCGCAATCGGGCGCGCTCGCCACCTCGGTGATCGACTGGGCACGGCCGCACGGCGTGGGCTTCTCGACGGTGGTCACGGTGGGCGCGAGCCTGGACATCGACTTCGGCGATGCGCTCGACTATCTGGTGTCCGACCCGCGTACCGAAAGCATCTTCCTGTACATCGAGCGCATCCGCGATGCGCGCCGCTTCATGACTGCGCTGCGCGCTGCGGCGCGCATGAAACCGGTGCTGCTGCTCAAGGCCGGCCGGCACCCGGACGTCGCCCAGGCGATCCATGCACGCGTGGGCACGCCGCCGGGCAGCGACGCCGCCTTCGACGCGGCCGTGCGCCGCTGCGGCGTGGTTCGCCTGTACAACATCGGCCAGCTCTTCGCCGCGGCCGGCGCCCTGTTCTCGGATTTCCGACCGCGCGGCAACCGCCTGGCCATCGTCACCAATGGCGGTGGCCTGGGCTTCATGGCAGCCGACCGCGCGGCCGACCTGGGCATTCCGCTGACCGAGTTCAGCGAGATCACCGCCAACCGGCTATCCAAGCTGCTTGGCGATCGCTGGAACGGCGGAAATCCGGTCGACCTGGGACGCATCGCCGACGCCGACACCTACCGGGAAGCGCTGCAAGCCGTACTCGAAGGGCCTCACGTCGACGGCGTGCTGGTGCTGCTCTCGCCGCAGGCAACGACCCGGCCGAGCGAGGTAGCGCGCGCCATCGTCGATCTCGCGCGCGCAGCCGACAAGCCGCTGGTGACCTGCTGGATCGGCGAGGAACATGTCGGCGAGGCGCGACACCTGTTCGACGAGGCGCGCATTCCCACCTTCCGCACGCCGGAGCCTGCGGTCGAGCTGTTCAGTCACATCTCGGCCTACTTCCGCAACCAGAAGCTGCTGATGCAGGTACCCGGGCCACTGCCGCATCTGGACAAACCGAACGTCGCTGCGGCGAGCGCCGCGATCGACGCCGCGCTCGCCGAAGGGCGCGACGCGCTCACCGAGACCGAATCCAAGACCTGTCTGGCCGCCTTCGGCATTCCCGTGGCGACCAGCCGTGTCGCCGCAGACGAGGATGCGGCCGAGCGCATCGCCGCCGAGATCGGCCTGCCGGTGGCGATGAAGGTCGATTCGGCCGACCTCGTATCCAAGAGCGACGCCGGTGGCGTACGCCTGGGCGTGGCCAGCCTCGAGGCGGTGCGCAACGCATATCGCGGCATTCTCGAAGCCGTGACCGGCAGCCGCCCCGACGCAACGGTGCGCGGTGTGGCGATCGAGCCCATGGTGGTACGCGGCAACGGCCGCGAACTGGCCCTGAGTGCGCGCACCGACGCGGTCTTCGGCCCGTTGCTGAGTCTGGGCGCGGGCCGGCGCCGCGGTGGCGGCGCGCGCGCCCACGCCTTGCCGCCGCTCAACGACTTTCTGGCGCGCGACCTGATGCACTCGGCCGCGGTCGCACCGCTGCTCGCCGCCACCGAAACACGCCCGGCCGCCGACCGCGACGCACTCGAGGACGTGTTGCTGCGTGTCTCCGCGATACTTTGCGAACTGCCCGAAATCCGCGCGCTCGACATCGACCCGCTGCTGGTCGACGAGAATGGTGCGATCGCGCTCGACGCACGCATCACGGTCGCAGCGGCGCCGCCCAGTGCCGGCCGCTACGAACATATGGCGATCCACCCCTACCCGTCGCACCTGGTCGCCGAATGGGCACTGGCCGACGGCACGCGCGTGACACTGCGCCCGATCCGCCCCGAGGACGCCACGCTCACCACCGAGTTCGTGCGCAGCCTGTCGGCCGAGACGCGCTACCAGCGCTTCATGAACACCATGCGCGAACTCTCGCCGGCGATGGTCATCCGTCTGACGCAGATCGACTACGACCGCGAAATGGCCTTCGTCGCCACCGTCATCGACAACGGCCGCGAACGCCAGATCGGCGTATGCCGCTACGCCGCCAACCCCGACGGCAAAACCTGCGAATTCGCCGTCGTCGTCGCCGACGCCTGGCAACACCGCGGCATCGCCCGCAAGCTCATGACCCGCCTCATCGACACCGCCGCGCAACGCGGCTACGCACGCATGGAAGGCGTCTTCCTCGCCAGCAACGAACGCATGCTGCACTTCGTCGAGAAACTCGGTTTCGAACTGCACACCGACCCCGACGACCCGTCGATCAAGCTGGGCACGCTGGCACTGACGGCATGA
- a CDS encoding D-hexose-6-phosphate mutarotase has translation MPFQIQQTEFRGQPVVTLLSGDGARAVVSPFGGQVLSWAPANGLEQLFLSDAAVFDGKTPIRGGIPVCFPQFSKLGKLPQHGFAQDAVWEVADSRGGDDFALVTLRLTDDERSFALWPSSFELELTVAIGGERLDVELEVANTGHAPFAFTAALHTYVLVSEVENVRLEGLNGHDYRDAADNDTIKRDTGDVVVVDDELNRVYHDVERALLLRDGSRSLGIHGEGFPDVVVWNPWETRCRDFPDLAPDAFRRMLCVEAAAAHGKILLDADDTWCGRQTLVKL, from the coding sequence ATGCCCTTTCAGATTCAGCAAACCGAATTCCGTGGCCAGCCGGTCGTCACGCTGCTGTCCGGTGACGGCGCGCGCGCGGTGGTGTCGCCGTTCGGCGGGCAGGTGTTGTCGTGGGCGCCGGCCAACGGGCTGGAGCAGTTGTTCCTGTCCGATGCCGCGGTGTTCGACGGCAAGACGCCGATCCGCGGCGGCATTCCGGTGTGTTTCCCGCAGTTCTCGAAGCTCGGCAAGCTGCCGCAGCACGGCTTTGCGCAGGACGCGGTGTGGGAAGTTGCGGACAGTCGCGGCGGCGACGACTTCGCGCTGGTGACGCTGCGCCTGACCGACGACGAGCGCAGCTTCGCGCTGTGGCCGTCGAGCTTCGAGCTGGAACTGACGGTGGCGATCGGTGGCGAACGGCTGGATGTGGAGTTGGAAGTGGCCAATACCGGCCACGCGCCGTTCGCATTCACGGCGGCGCTGCACACCTATGTGCTGGTCAGCGAGGTCGAGAACGTGCGCCTGGAAGGGCTCAACGGTCACGACTACCGCGACGCGGCCGACAACGATACGATCAAGCGCGACACCGGCGACGTGGTCGTGGTCGACGACGAACTCAACCGCGTCTATCACGACGTCGAGCGCGCGTTGTTGCTGCGCGACGGCAGCCGCTCACTGGGCATCCACGGCGAAGGCTTTCCCGATGTCGTCGTGTGGAACCCGTGGGAGACGCGCTGCCGCGACTTTCCCGATCTCGCGCCGGACGCCTTTCGCCGCATGTTGTGCGTCGAGGCTGCGGCCGCGCACGGCAAGATCCTGCTGGATGCCGACGACACCTGGTGCGGCCGGCAGACACTCGTGAAACTGTGA
- a CDS encoding Tex family protein yields the protein MLPSIEHRIATELGVEPRQVIATVKLIDEGATVPFIARYRKEATGGLDDVQLRRLEERLSYLRELEERRAAVLASIEEQGKLDATLRAQIEAAETKQRLEDLYLPYKPKRRTKAQIAREAGIEPLAELLLSDPTRDPATEAEAFLNPEAGFEDAKSVLDGARQILMERFAEDAELLAELRERLLADGAIVARVIEGKEDEGAKFRDWFDHREPLAKIPSHRALALLRARNEGVLRVALELAHDEGTTHPCEARIATRFGIRSQGRAADAWLVETVRWAWSVKLSLHLELELIGALRERAEEEAIRVFARNLKDLLLAAPAGNRPTMGLDPGIRTGVKVAVVDATGKLVATDTVYPFEPRRHREPAIAALLELIRAHQVELIAIGNGTASRETDQLVAELMQRHPELKLTRVMVSEAGASVYSASELASREFPDVDVSLRGAVSIARRLQDPLAELVKIDPKSIGVGQYQHDVNQSRLAKMLDAVVEDCVNAVGVDLNTASAPLLARIAGLSAALAENVVAHRDANGSFRSRKALLEVPRLGPKTFEQAAGFLRIRDGDDPLDASAVHPEAYPVVERILARVQAGVREVMGDTRRLRELQAAEFTDERFGEPTVRDILAELEKPGRDPRPEFRTATFRDGIEKVSDLEPGMLLEGVVTNVTNFGAFVDVGVHQDGLVHVSMLADRFVRDPHAVVKAGDVVKVKVLEVDLARKRIALTMKLGEPPAEKSPKPARESTRDPAQKKPQAQARRQNSPRAGAERNKPDGAMADALARALRGNK from the coding sequence ATGCTCCCTTCCATCGAACACCGTATCGCCACCGAACTCGGCGTGGAACCGCGTCAGGTCATCGCCACGGTCAAGCTCATCGACGAGGGCGCGACCGTGCCTTTCATCGCACGCTACCGCAAGGAAGCCACCGGCGGCCTGGACGACGTGCAGCTGCGCCGTCTGGAAGAACGCCTGAGCTATCTGCGTGAGCTCGAGGAGCGGCGCGCTGCGGTGCTGGCGTCGATCGAGGAACAAGGCAAGCTCGACGCCACCCTGCGCGCGCAGATCGAGGCGGCCGAGACCAAGCAGCGCCTCGAAGACCTCTACCTGCCCTACAAGCCCAAGCGCCGCACCAAGGCGCAGATCGCGCGTGAGGCCGGCATCGAACCGCTGGCCGAGCTGCTGTTGTCCGATCCGACGCGTGATCCGGCGACCGAGGCCGAGGCCTTCCTGAACCCCGAGGCCGGCTTCGAGGATGCGAAGAGCGTGCTCGACGGCGCGCGTCAGATCCTGATGGAGCGCTTCGCCGAGGACGCGGAGCTGCTCGCCGAGCTGCGCGAGCGCTTGCTCGCCGACGGCGCGATCGTCGCCCGCGTGATCGAGGGCAAGGAGGACGAAGGCGCGAAGTTTCGCGACTGGTTCGACCATCGCGAGCCGCTGGCGAAGATTCCGTCGCACCGCGCGCTGGCCCTGCTGCGTGCCCGCAACGAGGGCGTGCTGCGTGTCGCGCTCGAACTGGCGCACGACGAAGGCACGACTCACCCGTGCGAGGCGCGCATTGCCACGCGCTTTGGCATCCGCAGCCAGGGGCGTGCAGCCGACGCGTGGCTGGTCGAGACGGTGCGCTGGGCGTGGAGCGTAAAGCTCTCCCTGCATCTCGAACTGGAACTGATCGGCGCCCTGCGCGAGCGCGCCGAAGAGGAAGCGATCCGCGTGTTCGCGCGCAACCTCAAGGACCTGCTGCTCGCCGCACCGGCCGGCAACCGCCCGACCATGGGCCTGGATCCGGGCATCCGCACCGGCGTCAAGGTGGCCGTGGTCGACGCCACCGGCAAGCTGGTAGCGACCGATACCGTGTATCCGTTCGAGCCGCGACGGCATCGCGAACCGGCCATCGCCGCGCTGCTGGAGCTGATCCGCGCCCATCAGGTGGAACTGATCGCGATCGGCAACGGCACGGCCTCGCGAGAGACCGACCAGCTCGTCGCCGAACTGATGCAGCGCCATCCCGAACTCAAGCTCACGCGGGTCATGGTGTCGGAGGCCGGTGCATCGGTGTATTCAGCCTCGGAACTGGCCTCGCGCGAGTTTCCCGACGTGGACGTGTCGCTGCGCGGAGCGGTGTCGATCGCCCGCCGTCTGCAGGACCCGCTGGCCGAACTGGTCAAGATCGATCCCAAATCCATCGGCGTGGGCCAGTACCAGCACGACGTGAACCAGAGCCGGCTGGCGAAGATGCTCGACGCCGTGGTCGAGGACTGCGTCAACGCCGTCGGCGTGGACCTGAACACGGCCTCGGCCCCGCTGCTCGCACGCATCGCCGGACTGAGCGCGGCGCTGGCCGAGAACGTGGTCGCGCACCGCGACGCCAACGGCTCCTTCCGCTCGCGCAAGGCCTTGCTCGAAGTGCCCCGCCTGGGGCCCAAGACCTTCGAACAGGCTGCCGGCTTTCTGCGCATCCGCGACGGGGACGACCCGCTCGACGCCTCGGCCGTGCACCCGGAAGCCTATCCGGTGGTCGAGCGCATCCTCGCGCGCGTGCAGGCCGGCGTGCGTGAAGTCATGGGCGACACGCGCCGGCTGCGCGAACTGCAAGCGGCCGAGTTCACCGACGAGCGCTTCGGCGAGCCGACCGTGCGCGACATCCTCGCCGAACTCGAGAAACCCGGACGCGATCCGCGCCCGGAGTTTCGCACCGCGACCTTCCGCGACGGCATCGAGAAGGTCTCCGACCTGGAACCGGGCATGCTGCTCGAGGGCGTGGTCACCAATGTCACCAACTTCGGCGCCTTCGTCGATGTCGGCGTGCATCAGGATGGCCTGGTGCATGTGTCGATGCTCGCGGACCGCTTCGTGCGCGACCCGCACGCCGTGGTCAAGGCCGGCGACGTCGTCAAGGTCAAGGTGCTGGAGGTGGACCTGGCGCGCAAGCGTATCGCGTTGACGATGAAGCTTGGCGAACCGCCGGCGGAGAAGTCGCCGAAGCCGGCCCGCGAGTCGACACGCGACCCGGCCCAGAAGAAGCCACAGGCGCAGGCGCGCCGCCAGAACAGCCCGCGGGCGGGTGCCGAGCGCAACAAGCCCGATGGGGCAATGGCCGACGCGCTGGCCCGGGCCCTGCGCGGCAACAAGTAG
- a CDS encoding ArsC family reductase has translation MTVRIYGIRNCDTMKKAFGWLEAAGVAYDFHDYKKAGIDDATLARWCASAGRKALLNRRGTTWRKLAPEQQTVDSDAEAIALMRAHPSVIRRPVIETDAGELLVGFDPDSLAARLGVA, from the coding sequence ATGACGGTGCGCATCTATGGCATCCGCAACTGCGACACGATGAAGAAGGCCTTCGGCTGGCTGGAAGCGGCCGGCGTCGCCTATGACTTTCACGACTACAAGAAGGCCGGTATCGACGACGCCACGCTCGCGCGCTGGTGCGCGTCGGCCGGGCGCAAGGCGCTGCTCAACCGGCGCGGCACGACCTGGCGCAAGCTCGCGCCCGAGCAGCAGACGGTCGACTCCGACGCCGAGGCGATCGCGCTGATGCGCGCGCATCCGAGCGTGATCCGCCGCCCGGTGATCGAGACCGATGCGGGCGAGCTGCTGGTCGGCTTCGACCCCGACAGCCTCGCCGCCAGACTCGGAGTCGCCTGA
- the hslO gene encoding Hsp33 family molecular chaperone HslO: MSESTSWVRRFLFEALDIRGALVRLDDVWQALQAGRDYPPEVARVLGQMCAVSTIIAGNLKQPGRLTFQIHGDGPLRLLVVDCPESLNLRAMAKVDGPAEGETLTQLVGAGRMQLSLELPSMREPYRSLVPLEGDSVAEVFEHYLTQSEQQPAALWLACDGEAACGLFLQKLPGADARDADGWDRVQHLASTVRPDELLGLDAEHLLVRLFNEEDVRLFAPREVSHDWPRDPQKVEDMLRSLGRDELDDILDEHGEVVVHDDLGNHTYRFEPDDIDALFDDEGDDDDAPPTLH; this comes from the coding sequence ATGAGTGAATCGACTTCCTGGGTGCGCCGCTTCCTGTTCGAGGCGCTCGACATCCGCGGCGCGCTGGTGCGCCTCGACGACGTGTGGCAGGCCCTGCAGGCCGGGCGCGACTACCCGCCCGAGGTCGCGCGCGTGCTCGGTCAGATGTGCGCGGTGTCGACCATCATCGCCGGCAACCTCAAGCAGCCCGGCCGGCTGACCTTCCAGATTCACGGTGACGGGCCGCTGCGCCTGCTCGTCGTCGACTGCCCCGAGTCGCTCAACCTGCGCGCCATGGCCAAGGTCGACGGTCCGGCCGAGGGGGAGACGCTGACGCAGCTGGTCGGGGCCGGTCGCATGCAGCTCTCGCTGGAGCTGCCCTCCATGCGCGAGCCCTATCGCAGCCTGGTGCCGCTCGAAGGCGACAGTGTCGCCGAGGTGTTCGAGCACTATCTGACGCAGTCCGAGCAGCAGCCGGCAGCGCTGTGGCTGGCCTGCGACGGCGAGGCCGCCTGCGGCCTGTTCCTGCAGAAGCTGCCCGGCGCCGACGCACGCGACGCCGATGGCTGGGATCGCGTGCAGCATCTGGCGTCCACCGTACGCCCCGACGAATTGCTCGGACTCGACGCCGAGCACTTGCTCGTGCGCCTGTTCAATGAGGAGGACGTGCGCCTGTTCGCCCCGCGCGAAGTCAGCCATGACTGGCCGCGCGACCCGCAGAAGGTCGAGGACATGCTGCGCAGCCTGGGCCGCGACGAACTCGACGACATTCTCGACGAACATGGCGAAGTCGTCGTGCACGACGACCTGGGTAACCACACCTATCGCTTTGAGCCCGACGACATCGACGCGCTGTTCGACGACGAGGGCGACGACGACGATGCGCCGCCGACCCTGCACTGA
- the minC gene encoding septum site-determining protein MinC produces MSTNPPPRRPIEFRNASIGATVAMLRETRPDLLADELHKMLGGRPDFFSGEAAILDFAELGDDAPERLDWAGLLSLFRRFQLQPIGARGLPADLIAGARQAGVSLLDAAETNTEAPPPASRREPEPRPEPAPQPAAAVPQTGKPAPTMFVDRPVRSGQQVYARGGDLVLLAGMSNGAEVIADGSIHCYGPLRGRALAGAQGNDRARILATNFGPEIVSIAGVYRTFEQGIPAAIAGRPACVRMAESGRGTALTIEPLQLD; encoded by the coding sequence ATGTCGACGAACCCGCCCCCGCGCCGCCCGATCGAGTTCCGCAACGCGTCGATCGGCGCGACCGTAGCGATGCTGCGCGAGACACGCCCGGACCTGCTCGCCGACGAACTGCACAAGATGCTCGGTGGCCGCCCCGACTTCTTTTCCGGGGAAGCGGCCATCCTGGATTTCGCCGAGCTCGGTGACGACGCGCCCGAACGTCTCGACTGGGCCGGTCTGCTGAGCCTGTTCCGCCGTTTCCAGCTGCAACCCATCGGCGCGCGCGGCTTGCCGGCGGACCTGATCGCCGGCGCACGCCAGGCCGGCGTATCGCTGCTCGACGCGGCCGAGACCAACACCGAGGCGCCGCCGCCGGCCTCGCGCCGCGAACCCGAGCCGCGCCCGGAACCGGCGCCGCAGCCGGCCGCCGCAGTACCGCAGACAGGCAAGCCCGCGCCGACGATGTTCGTCGACCGTCCGGTGCGCTCCGGACAGCAGGTGTATGCACGCGGCGGCGACCTGGTGCTGCTGGCCGGCATGAGCAACGGCGCCGAGGTCATCGCCGACGGCAGCATCCACTGCTACGGTCCGCTGCGCGGCCGCGCGCTGGCCGGCGCCCAGGGCAACGATCGAGCGCGCATACTGGCGACCAACTTCGGCCCTGAGATCGTCTCAATCGCCGGCGTGTACCGCACTTTCGAACAGGGCATCCCCGCCGCGATCGCGGGTCGTCCGGCGTGCGTGCGCATGGCCGAATCGGGCCGTGGCACGGCGCTTACCATCGAACCGCTGCAACTCGACTGA
- the minD gene encoding septum site-determining protein MinD has protein sequence MTRVVVVTSGKGGVGKTTTSAAFASGLALRGFKTAVIDFDVGLRNLDLIMGCERRVVYDLVNVLNGEAKLNQALIKDKNCENLFILPASQTRDKDALTEEGVETVIKELEHMGFDYIVCDSPAGIERGAVLALTFADEAIVTTNPEVSSVRDSDRILGILQSKSRRAAEGREAVKEHLLVTRYSPKRVEDGEMLSYKDVQELLRVPLIGVIPESESVLHGSNQGTPAIHLKGTDVAEAYVDVVARFLGEERPLRYVDYTKPGLMKRLFGGK, from the coding sequence GTGACTCGAGTCGTCGTCGTAACCTCAGGCAAGGGTGGCGTAGGCAAGACCACCACCAGCGCGGCCTTCGCGTCCGGACTCGCACTGCGCGGCTTCAAGACCGCGGTGATCGACTTCGACGTCGGTCTGCGCAATCTCGACCTGATCATGGGCTGCGAGCGACGCGTGGTCTACGATCTGGTCAATGTGCTCAACGGCGAGGCCAAGCTCAACCAGGCACTGATCAAGGACAAGAACTGCGAGAACCTGTTCATCCTGCCGGCCTCGCAGACGCGCGACAAGGACGCGCTCACCGAGGAAGGCGTCGAGACGGTGATCAAGGAGCTCGAACACATGGGCTTCGACTATATCGTCTGCGATTCACCCGCCGGCATCGAGCGCGGTGCCGTGCTGGCGCTGACCTTCGCGGACGAAGCCATCGTCACGACCAACCCGGAAGTCTCGTCGGTGCGCGACTCGGACCGCATCCTTGGCATCCTGCAGTCGAAGTCGCGCCGTGCGGCCGAGGGTCGTGAGGCCGTAAAGGAGCACCTGCTGGTCACGCGCTATTCGCCCAAGCGCGTCGAGGACGGCGAGATGCTCTCCTACAAGGACGTGCAGGAGCTGCTGCGCGTCCCGCTGATCGGCGTGATTCCCGAATCGGAATCGGTGCTGCATGGCTCCAACCAGGGCACGCCGGCGATCCACCTCAAGGGTACCGACGTGGCCGAGGCCTATGTCGATGTGGTCGCGCGTTTCCTCGGCGAGGAACGTCCGCTGCGTTATGTTGATTACACGAAACCGGGCCTGATGAAGCGCCTGTTCGGAGGCAAGTGA
- the minE gene encoding cell division topological specificity factor MinE yields the protein MSLLARFFGKKERTASVAKERLQLIIAREHGSDSRGPDFLPALQRELIEVISKYVSVNPDDIKVQLEKQDNLEILEVNIVLSDQKSA from the coding sequence ATGTCCCTCCTAGCGCGATTCTTCGGAAAAAAGGAACGTACGGCTTCGGTCGCGAAGGAGCGTTTGCAGCTCATCATCGCGCGCGAGCACGGCTCGGATTCGCGAGGCCCGGATTTCCTGCCGGCGCTGCAGCGTGAGCTCATCGAGGTGATCTCGAAGTACGTCTCGGTCAACCCGGACGACATCAAGGTGCAGCTCGAGAAGCAGGACAACCTCGAGATTCTCGAGGTCAACATCGTCCTGTCGGACCAGAAGAGCGCCTGA
- the lysS gene encoding lysine--tRNA ligase yields the protein MTDQTSASAPQQDENHLIAERREKLAAWRATGQAFPNDFSRENLAARLDEAYGDRDGEALEATPIEVKVAGRIMLKRVMGKASFITIQDVSGRIQCYVQRDAIGEDAYADFRHWDIGDIVGVVGTLFKTRTGELTVKGSDIRLLTKSIRPLPDKFHGLTDIEQKYRQRYVDLIMNEATRYTFVARSRMVQSIRNYMTGHGFLEVETPMMHPIPGGAAAKPFTTHHNALDMELFLRIAPELYLKRLVVGGFERVFEVNRNFRNEGLSPRHNPEFTMMEFYEAYANYRTLMDFTEGLIRHSAREALGSETFVYQGRELDLSRTFARLTIVEAMRKYNPGFSEAQLNDADWIRAKLAEFKVEPHAGAGLGALQLALFEETTEADLWEPTFIIDYPAEVSPLARRHDDNPEITERFELFIVGREIANGFSELNDAEDQAARFLEQVQAKEAGDEEAMYYDADFIRALEYGLPPTAGCGIGIDRLVMLLTDAPSIRDVILFPHLRREAD from the coding sequence ATGACCGACCAGACCAGCGCGAGCGCGCCGCAACAGGACGAGAACCACCTCATCGCCGAGCGCCGCGAAAAGCTCGCCGCGTGGCGCGCCACGGGCCAGGCCTTTCCCAACGACTTCTCGCGCGAGAACCTCGCCGCGCGTCTCGACGAGGCCTATGGCGACCGTGACGGTGAGGCGCTGGAGGCCACGCCGATCGAGGTCAAGGTGGCCGGGCGCATCATGCTCAAGCGCGTCATGGGCAAGGCCAGCTTCATCACCATCCAGGACGTGTCGGGGCGCATCCAGTGCTACGTGCAGCGCGATGCCATCGGCGAGGATGCCTACGCGGACTTCCGTCACTGGGACATCGGCGACATCGTCGGCGTGGTGGGCACCCTGTTCAAGACGCGCACCGGCGAACTGACCGTCAAGGGCTCGGACATTCGTCTGCTCACCAAGAGCATCCGTCCGCTGCCGGACAAGTTCCACGGCCTGACCGACATCGAGCAGAAGTACCGCCAGCGCTACGTCGACCTGATCATGAACGAGGCCACGCGATACACCTTCGTCGCGCGCAGCCGCATGGTGCAGTCGATCCGCAACTACATGACGGGCCACGGCTTCCTCGAGGTCGAGACGCCGATGATGCACCCCATCCCCGGCGGCGCCGCGGCCAAGCCCTTCACCACGCATCACAACGCGCTCGACATGGAACTGTTCCTGCGCATCGCGCCGGAGCTCTATCTGAAGCGTCTGGTGGTGGGCGGCTTCGAGCGCGTGTTCGAGGTCAACCGCAACTTCCGCAACGAAGGCCTGTCGCCCCGCCACAACCCCGAGTTCACGATGATGGAGTTCTACGAGGCGTACGCGAACTACCGTACGCTGATGGACTTCACCGAAGGCCTGATCCGCCACTCGGCGCGCGAGGCGCTGGGCAGCGAAACCTTCGTCTATCAGGGCCGCGAGCTCGACCTGTCGCGCACCTTCGCGCGCCTGACCATCGTCGAGGCGATGCGCAAGTACAACCCGGGCTTCTCCGAGGCACAGCTCAATGACGCCGACTGGATCCGCGCCAAGCTGGCCGAATTCAAGGTCGAGCCGCACGCCGGCGCCGGCCTGGGCGCGCTGCAGCTGGCCCTGTTCGAGGAGACCACCGAGGCCGATCTGTGGGAGCCGACCTTCATCATCGACTACCCGGCCGAGGTCTCGCCGCTGGCACGCCGCCACGACGACAACCCGGAGATCACCGAGCGCTTCGAGCTGTTCATCGTCGGGCGCGAGATCGCCAACGGCTTCTCCGAGCTCAACGACGCCGAGGACCAGGCCGCACGCTTTCTCGAACAGGTCCAGGCCAAGGAGGCCGGCGACGAAGAGGCCATGTACTACGACGCCGACTTCATCCGCGCGCTCGAATACGGCCTGCCGCCGACCGCCGGCTGCGGCATCGGCATCGACCGCCTCGTGATGCTGCTGACCGACGCGCCGTCGATCCGCGACGTGATCCTGTTCCCGCACCTGCGGCGCGAAGCCGACTGA